The Aliidongia dinghuensis genome contains the following window.
ACATCGATCCGACCGCGTTGTTCGGCATCGAGTCCTACGGCTTCATGCCCCATGTCGGCGTCGGCGTGGGCTGGGCCCGCCCGCGCTTCGACAATGCGCATGTCTATAACGGCAATGTCGTGAGCGGTAAGGACGACGTGCTGGCCTACCAGGGCATCGCCGGCGTGTCCTATGCCGTCGCGCCGCAGATCAAGGTCGATCTCGATTATCGTTATTTCGGCACGCAGAGCGGCACGTTCGCGAGCTCGCCGGGCCTCTCCGGCATCGGCAGCCCGACGAAGACCTCGATCGGCGACCAGACCGTGACGCTCGGCATCCGCTACGAGTTCTGGGCACCGCAGGTGGCGCAGGCACCGCTGCCGGCCGTTGCCCCGCCGCCGCCCGCCCCGCCGGCCAAGGCGCCGGAGGTGCAGCGCGCGTTCCAGGTGTTCTTCGACTTCAACAAGTCGGACATCAGCGCTGCCGCCTCCAAGGTGATCCAGCAGGCGTCGGACAGCGTGAGGGCCGGCAACCTGACGCGGATCAACGTGACCGGCCATACCGACACGGTGGGCTCGGCCAAGTACAACCAGGCGCTCTCCGAGAAGCGCGCCGCCGCGGTCAAGGCCCAGCTCATCGCCGACGGCGTGCCGGACAGCGAGATCTCGACGAGCGGCGTCGGCAAGTCGAACCTGCTGGTCCCGACCGCCGACAGCGTGCGCGAGCCGCAGAACCGCCGCGCCGAGATCGTCCTGCAGTAAATTCCGAGACGAGGGAACCCGGCGGCCTCCGCCGGGTTTTCCCAATGAGCGGGTCAATCCCCTCTCATCATCCTTGGAACTGGGCCCGCCCGCGCCGCAAGGCGCCGGCGGGCTTTTCTTTCTTTCAGGCCTTGAGCAGCTGGAGGAACCGCGCCGCCGCGTGGAT
Protein-coding sequences here:
- a CDS encoding OmpA family protein, translating into MTKQRTLAMLLGTAAVLAGYGVGAAQAQTVVNPNYTYGPYVGAAGGGSFLNDISPNGGGADTKSEFDNGWVGLGTVGWGFGNGFRAELEGSYRRNDVRSVRGSAGAPNGGALGTTAVMVNGLYDIDPTALFGIESYGFMPHVGVGVGWARPRFDNAHVYNGNVVSGKDDVLAYQGIAGVSYAVAPQIKVDLDYRYFGTQSGTFASSPGLSGIGSPTKTSIGDQTVTLGIRYEFWAPQVAQAPLPAVAPPPPAPPAKAPEVQRAFQVFFDFNKSDISAAASKVIQQASDSVRAGNLTRINVTGHTDTVGSAKYNQALSEKRAAAVKAQLIADGVPDSEISTSGVGKSNLLVPTADSVREPQNRRAEIVLQ